The Pseudochaenichthys georgianus chromosome 20, fPseGeo1.2, whole genome shotgun sequence genomic interval ctcaggttgctgctctgagatgctagttcagatacttggcatctcatctcgggtgcaaggtcatcaatgtttgggctcaggctctgagcggaggagaccctcaggatggagtgaaggtgtgatgcaatataccggcgggccagatctaatagtaattaaaaattatcctgcgggccgaaattaaatccaccacgggcctgatttggcccccgggcctcgagtttgacacatgtgcctTAAAGTATCATTAGGCACAAAAGGCTTGAATGACAGTAAATTGAATACTTCTTCAACTCATTTAAATTCATTATGTTTGCCATTTTTGGCCTGGGGCATGACACGGTATTATAATACTATGTATCCTGAAACAGGCTTTATAATATTCAGACCACAGTGTTCACACAGATTGTGATCTTTCACAGTCagctttttaaaatatttttatttgcaGCTGCACATTTGTGTGTTTCTCTAAAAGCCGGGTACACCCACGCAGGTGTTTCCACCTGATGGGAAGGTGAGAGCGTTACACCCCACAGGAGTCTGCTGGGCAAAACGAGTGGAAACACCTGCTGTGTGGGTGGTCCTTTTTAAAGTCTGGGTGATGTGATCATAGAGGATCAAGCATACTCTAATACACTGATCTATTCCTTTTCAGTGGTCCAAACAGGGGTCACTACATTGCCATTGTGAAAAGTCATGACTTCTGGTTGCTGTTTGATGACGATATTGTGGAGGTGAGTGAGTTCcttgtatttacgtttatttgtAAGTACCTTCCTGTTTCTAACCCTGCTGTATGTGGTCCTTCTGTTGTAGAAAATCGATGCCCAGGCCATAGAGGAATTCTACGGTCTCACTTCTGAAATCTCCAAGAACTCCGAGTCAGGCTACATCCTCTTCTACCAGTCCAGAGACTAACCGCCACAGAAACCAGAGGAAGACCCTCCTCATGGCTCGCAGCGGACCCTAAACGCACCACAGCCGCCCGCGTGGTCTCACACCTGCTCAGCTGTGTTTCATACTCGTGCTTTTACACGCTGCAGCTAAACAGTGGAAGTCTCCCCCTTGCTTCGTGCCcccatacccccccccccccccccttcctccccCTTTTACTGGACGCTGCTGCCGGCTCAATGAGACGATAATGAATGAAAACTGTGTCAAGATTGTTTTGAAAATAAGACGCTGAATGAGGGTTGTACAGATATCGGTCGGTCGTACGCGTGTTAGGTTTTTCTTGGGTGTGGGGTATTTAATAATTCAAATAATgtaacacacccccccccccccccccccccctattctGCACTGGGATTTACTGAGTGGCTTTTGATGATGCATGTAAAGGAGGATGGGTGGGGGGGGGCGAGCGTCCCACTCATGGGGTGTGCCTCCCACTCATGGGGCGTGCCTCCCACTCATGGGGCGTGCCTGGTTGTGTATTTCTACAGTGTACAGAATGGTATTTGTATAAATATTACAAGAAGATAATATTATTGGAAATTGTTCGACCTTGAAAATATGTATTAACACTATGGTGCACTTTTGATACCGTTTTGTAGGTGTTGGCGAGTTTAATGTGAGGGTTTGCTTGATAAGGCCTGTTGTAAAGCGATCATTTTctgttttaaagaaaaataaataaagccaGTCAGATTGAAGCAGGGTGTGCTCTCCTTTCTCAGCCGACAGGTGCACTGATGACTCACAGGAGCTCTACATCGCCTCTCGGTGGTGATACCTGGCCTCGCACTGCAACAGGGGCTATTTTTAATCCATTCAGACACAAATGGCAGGTGCTTTGGAAAGAACCGCCTGATTAATACTCGGTCATGCTACTGCGGTCACATGCACGAACATCAGGAGAGGAGGCAGCGCCGCaaggatggagggatgaggcGGAGAAGATGGAGgacggggggaggagggggggacaCATCAGGGAGGCTGTTAATAGCACAGAGAGGACAGGAATAGCAAGAGCTGCAGCCTCTGAAATATGAGTCAGAAAGAATCAAATCAAAACAGAGCATTGTGCAGATTAATCAGGTGAGCTGGTGTTAGATTTACTGGCGGAGACACGTGTTGCTACATTAAGAGAAAGCACAACAAGTGATAcacataagataagatggacctttatatACATATCAGTAGTAAAGACGTATATTCAGAAGAGTATCCATTCTACACACACTAAAATATACCGAATAAATTAGAGTACTCTCTAATATACCAATCTTGTGTCTTTGAATTTCTTGAAAAGccctatattaaaaaaaaaaattaataaatgtatatataagCATAGTGAGCTTTATACATACAAAATTGTTCACAATAattttttaataaaacaaatatgtcCTGTGGAATATAGAGCCATGGACACACCTGTCCTTGAGCTCTTCGCCGGGGTTCAACCGGTGTCTCGGGGTCTCGCCGGTGTgggactcctcctcctccatcaccGACCCCCTCCTTCATCCCTTCCTTCCGCCGCCGCACAGCCGCAGTACACGGCGATGCTCGGAGCTCTTctcgttcttcttcttcttcttcctccatcCTCCCCGCTCTGAGGCACCGAGGAGCAGCATCCCCCTCCCCGGGCTCCGTCCCACCATCCCGCGCAATAACATGCACTCACAGGGCTGTCGTTCTTCCATCTAGACGGGAAGTCTCACAGTCAAGGTGGGTTTCTGCAGTAATTGAATTATTGCGCATCCTCGACATGCATGTTTTTCCCTCTTGCTGACGTGTTCCTATCATGCAAGGTGCACAGAGGGTAAAGCAGCACCATATGGCCACCAGTTTGAGATGCATGTATGGCTGTGGTGGTTTTATTTCAAGACGGGTGCGGACGTGTCTTCTGTTATGGAAAGCGGCATAATATGCGTCTCTCAGCGGCGTGAATTCGTACCGGTTCCGGTTGAGGTTTATGGATGTCTTTTATGGAAATGTGGCCTGAAATCTGCTGCAAAGCCTGCTGTGGTTTTCAATTATGCTCTTCAATTATGCCATTCACCTGTGGTGTCGCCTCGAGGCCTCTGTTAGAATAAACAGGCGGTGTGTTTAATTCCCAGAGGAAAATACACGACCTGTCTGCACTTTAAATTGACAATGGACTACAGATGAAAATGAGTTTAACATATAATCTGgttcagtgcaacacatggtaACATTAGTTTTTGTAACTGTACCTTATGAATAATATAAATGTACATTTCTATTTCTGTTGGGTTTTATTGTTTAAATAGAGACACTAGTTTTGGTATGGATGAAGGTTCGTTATATCTTCTGCATAATGGCATGCATCGACCTGCACCACATATGTAACCTTTGAAGGTTAAGTATAAAAAATCAGTAACTGTGGTGTCATAAAATCAACACAGACCCAGTGGCGTACacaggttggggggggggggggggggggtagtgcCCTCTGTTATGCCTTCAGAATTAGTAGAGCTAAAAAGATGGCCCAAGAATAGACACTATTACTTATGTGTGGTGCTCCTTGTCCCTGTTGGGCTTGTGCTTTCCACTCAGATATCATTGTGTGTTTGTTCGTGTCGATTTCAGACGGGGGGCACAATGAGTGAAGAGCCAGCAGTCACCCCAAGCTggctgacccctgaccccacAGCCTGGGCCAGTGGAGGCGGAGCACTGATGGACAACAGCACCAGTCTGGGGACGTTTCCAGCCGATTCCCTCGCTCCCAGCCAGCTGCCCGTGCTGGTGAACCCCTGGGACATCGTGCTGTGCACCTCGGGGACGCTGATCGCCTGTGAGAACGCTCTGGTGGTGATGGTGATCTGGCAGAACCCGGCGCTCAGAGCCCCCATGTTCCTGCTGATCGGCAGCCTGGCGCTGGCGGACCTGCTGGCCGGCCTGGGCCTGGTGCTCCACTTCACCTGTGCCTACTTGCTCCAATCTGAATCGGCCCAGTTGCTGACGGTGGGCCTGGTGGTGGCCTCCTTCTCCGCCTCTGTCTTCAGCCTGCTGGCCATCACTATCGACCGCTACCTGTCGCTGTACTACGCCCTCACCTACAACTCTGAGCGCACCGCGGCCTTCACCTACACCATGCTGGTGCTGCTGTGGGGGCTCTCCCTGTGTCTGGGCCTGCTGCCGGTCACAGGGGTCAACTGCCTGAAGGAGGAGGCCACATGCAGCGTGGTGCGGCCCCTCACCAAGAACAACATCGCCGTGCTGTCTGTCTCCTTCCTGCTGCTCTTCGGCCTCATGCTGCAGCTCTACGTCCAGATTTGCAAGATAGTGATGCGGCACGCTCACCAGATCGCCCTGCAGCACCACTTCCTGGCCGCCTCGCCTCACTACGTCACAACGAGGAAGGGCGTCTCCACGCTGGCCATCATCCTGGGTACCTTTGCCGCCTGCTGGATGCCTTTCACTGTCTACTCTCTTATTGCCGACTACACCTACCCCCCACTGTACACCTACGCCACGCTGGTGCCTGCCACCTACAACTCCGTCATCAACCCGGTCATCTACGCCTTCAGGAACCAGGAGATCCAGAAGGCGCTGTGGCTGGTGTGCTGTGGCTGTGTGCCTGCCAGCGTGGCCCAGCGTGCTCGGACCCCCAGTGCCGTCTGACCCCACAGACCCTGGTGGGAAGAGAGCGGCGCCCTGAGTCAGCTCTGCTCCTCGCTGGATGTGTCTGGTGTCAAAGGGAGCAGCAGTGGGGGGGAGGCCGGGGGGAGGCAGCAGAGGGCCTGACTTCAGCTCTGGGTGGAGATGTTCCTGGTAGTTTTGTTAGTTATCCACAGCCCACCTGGACGGATTATTCTTTGTTGCACTCACCATATAGGGCAAGGTGTCTCACTGTCTTCCCCAGTACAGGCGGCCACTGAGCGGGCAGcatcccgccccccccccccctttccaaCCACGCCCTTCCTCTGTTCTGCATAGAGTGCTGAGATCATCACATGTTTTACAGGCAGCAGCCTTATATAAAAAGTGCATATAGCGACCAGCACTGGAGCTTTGGTTGCTTGTTTTCCTTAAATAGAGGAGGGATTGTTAGTCTGCTCCACGGTGCGTAAAAACGCACGGTGGATTTATTAAGTGCGCATGGAAGAGAAGTAAATGAAGAGAGCATTCTCACGCAGGCATTTCCACATATAGGCCGTCTGGATCCCGTCTCTCTGCTGCTGCACTCTGGACGTGCGTCGAAAGCTAAAGAGCCGCGGGAGAGCTAAAAATAAATCCGGCACTCTGTGATCCTTCCGCGCCCCGCGTCCTCCACAGACGCCGGGGAAGAAACAAAGCGGTTTCCCCTCCTCTCTTCCCCACAGTCTTCTGTTCTCTCCGGATTGTGCATGAATGTGTTTTAGTCCATCAGACAAAGCCACAGGAGATCTGACCATTAACCCTTCCTCCATTCTTTTGTACTAATTAACGGAGGCAGCTAACCGAGTATAAGCCTATTGGATTATGTAACCACCTTCAATCCCCTTTTTCACCTTTTAAATGGAGATGCTTAAGACTTTTTGATTGTCTGGAGAATGTTATACACTTTTGAATTTAAAGGTAATTTTGAATAGGATAACACACATGTCAAATGTGTTATCCCTATAGATATTAAATTAACATGATCACATGACTACAAACCTGGAGCCAAATTAGCAAAATGAGGATTTTGGAGTggaaatgtttcttttatttgatATATTCAGCTCCTTAAGAGCTCAACACAAACCACATATCTGATGTGCATGCTATGTAATTAGCATGTAGCAAGCAAACATGCCCTTTTATTCCTCCTGAGGTCACATGCCAGCCATGTGTCAGTGTACCGGGCCCAGATGTCATCGTGACACTAATAACTCCTAATTGTGCTTATGTACACAATGTACCTCACATGTATACCATTGAATGAGCTACAATCATCACTAGATGGTCATGAGAGAAATGTGGATTTCTGGAGATATTTTCGCTGTATGGTGCGGGAACAGGCTTCAGAGTCATCATTAGAGTCCTGCTAAGTGTGAAGCAAAGATCACAACACCTACCAGCTGCTCTGAGTCATTCTTTTTGGGGTCTTGAAAATGAGTTTGCAAACCCGACAACCATGCTAACACCTTCATCTCTTCATATCTTGTCAGCAATAACTAGCCATTGAAAGGtagttattattttttgtagatGTGAAGCAATACTCAGACAGCAATAACATCACGTCGCTCCATGACTTCTTCTGCAATGTGAAGCAGCATAATGGCTGCCCGGGCAGGGCTGTGTCGTGAATGGGCTCCGAATGATGCTTCAGTGATACATCTTCAAAAGGGTGGTGGTATAATCACTCCGGGCGAGATCAAACGACTCATGTCACTGCCTCAATCCTCTGACATGATTTTGCCTCGAGACAAAATCTGGCTTTTTTTTAATCGCGCCGGGATGAGATATCGTTTAGTTGCCTCTGCTTTTCTGTGAGCATACGAAGTGTCCTGTAACCTCAAGTGTCGGTGTGTGATGGTGTGTCGTGCATACTGTATGAGTTGCATGGGTGTGTGGctgtgcatgtgtgtctgtTCCAGCAGCTCAGCAGACCATATTCTGTCTCCTTGTGCGGGGGGTTACGGAGGTATATGACTTCCTGTTGACCCTTTGACCTTTGAGGAAAATGCTGCCAAGTCTTCCTGTCAATCCTGAGAGAAATGGCCTCGTTACGTGTTTGCAGAGCTTTTTTTGGAAGGGGGATAGGACGAGGACGCTCCGGCACTTCAAGCCAAGGTGAAAGGGACTCTGAATGTCCTAGTCCTACTAAGTTTCCTGTCTCTAAATCactctacttttaatcaatCTGATTGAGGCGTCCTCTAAGAAGTGACTCGAATGATTCTATGAGCTAAAATGGTCGCTTCCAGATACAAAGATAATGCTTCTTCTTTCATTCCTTGCGAAGAGGCATTTGAAGAGCTCAAAATGCTCATCTTTTGGCCTCAAGTATAGGAGAGGAATGGAATATCTGAGCATTGGGACGTGGACTTGTGTCAGACTGAATACGGTTGCTTTATTTTCGATGAGCACCACCACAAACAAACCATCACAATTCTTTTACCTTTTGGAGAAAATTCTATATTTTGTTATATTCATTGAAAAGTTATATTTTTTTCCACTTTAGTCTGGCTTGGATTCTTTCAGATTCTGTACGATGTAACGGCGCTGTAAAGCCTCTTCTCTGAATGTAGTAATGAATCGTTTATTTGAttccccccctcctcttcaCTCTTGTTTCTGTAAATACGGCATGCTGAGGAGGAGGCGGGGCTTTATACCACCGTGCATGGTGCTACCCACCGTTTTCTTTCTCCGCTGTTGATGTAGAAACTCTTCTGTTCGGCTTCAATATACACCCGTTTTTAAAGGCTGGATTAAAGGTTTTTAATTGGCTACACAGACGGGGATGTTTGAGGAAGATATTCTCTGATTGGTGAATGTTTTTCCTTCTTGTGCAGCAGACAGTATTGTTCATGATGATTGAGCAGGTGTGAACAAGGGCTTTGTATCCAAGAAGAGCAGATGTTGGATGTAATACTTCTGTATACACACACCTGTTCATCTAATTGCTTCACAGTGTAATAATACACTGTGGTTTTTGAGAAAATGTGCAGCCAATGACTTGTTAAATGAAATGGTTACCAATCTAGAGCTAAATACCCTAAAGGgcctgtgaatgtgtgtgtttggggggggggggttgaggtaACAGCATCTTGTCTAGATGTATGCGTAGTTATCAATGTGAAATGCACTTTATTTTTTGGATGAAAATGGCACAACAAGTTCTGCAAAATGAAACACGATAATCAACATGCACTGACTTAAAAACTGAGATATTAACAAAAAGTGAGACGAAAAAAACGTGTGTGAACGTGGTGTGTATTTTCAAAAGTGTTATAGTTGTACTTTTTATTATTGCTTTTGGTTAGAGTTCACTTTTTGTATTAAAAAAACCCAAACAAGTGCCGTGCATAAAAACTCCCCGTGTCATTTGTTCATCCTCGCCCGTTTCCCTGGCAACACGCGTCTTAGCTGTACCGTTACCATGGAAACTGATGTCTTAAAGCCAGGTACTGCATTGCGAGAAACAGAAAAATAAACATGGCAGCCGAGCCATCGTGATCCGTCAgtcatctttttttatttttctccgGGTCAAAGGTTACAGAGCTCGCACTAGCATATGCACACCCCCCCCagatcctccctccctccccccctccccccacacaGCAGTGATCGATTGCTCAATCATGATTATATTCAATAAGACTAATTACATATCCCCTTCCTCTTTACTTCCAGTTAATGTTAAGAACTTGCCAGGGGATTCTACAGCAAGTGTTTcagtaaaaacatttttaaaaagacaGTAAGTACATTGGTTATCTCGAGAGGAAAAGCTGCTAATCTTCTAACACCCTCAAGCTCTGACTATACATGTAATAATAAGCACCTTCACAGGGTGTCTATAtagtgttataacaggtagagACACATCCACTGGGGTGTATTCACAAAGCTTTGAAATACAGACTACATGTTAATGTTTCAAAGAGTATTACGGTATGTTATTAGTGTCTTTACAGTGGAGCACACACCCCTACATCTTCCAGTTTTGGACCATTCAGCTTATATCAACCGACAgcatgtgattgtgtgtgtgttcagtgtgtgatAACCCGTGAGTGTGGTACAGTGGGCATTCTTtcaagtgagtgtgtgtgtgtgtgtgtgtgtgtgtgtgtgtgtgtgtgtgtgtgtgtgtgtgtgtgtgtgttattagtGGTTATcccattggtgtgtgtgtgtatgttaatCCGACCAATCGTTCTCCTCCAACTCGGAGTCGTCCTCGGAGTCGGAGTACTCCACAGCGATGCGGCGCGACAGGATGGTGGCCACGTCGTTCCCGACCGGCTCCCTCTTGGCCTGCTGCTCCTGCTGCTCCTGCACCTTCTTCAGCTGGATGCCTGCGGGGAGATTATGGGATGTGTTTTAAACTGGGCACGCTTACAGTACAATGTGGACATCAGAGGAGGATCAAAAGTGGCTCAATTAAGGTGTTTTTAACTTCATCACAGGATTATTTCTGTATCAACAATGCTACTTCGTTTAAATATCAAGGTGTGTGACTGTGCATTTTTTGTTGTCGGTCAGTTTTGTACTAGAGTATAGATACAAGACGTTTTTCAATAACATGCGGGATAACAATGTTGATCAAATAAAAAGGCCTTGACATGAGACATATTTTTATGCATGATTTTAACTTAGTATTTACCTCAAACGTTACAGGGGTTTAAACTGAGGGTAAAACCTATCGGTAAACACTGAAGTGATGCTACGACATCCCTGCGGTTGTAAATAACCAAATGACTTCTTCCCACAAACCCAAACACACTCGCTCACACTCACTTCTCTTACCCATACGTATAGCGGCGAGCAGGTCGCTGCGGGCGTCGGTGACCGCTTCGCTCTCAGCAGGAGCAGAGGAGGACATCTTGCGGGTGGAGAAGTGGGAGGAGCCAGCTGActgggggagaggaggaggaccaGGGGGGGGAGGGACCACTTGGAATCCACctagaggagggggaggaggagagaaGCCACCGGCACCCATCATGGGCATGGGACCTCCGGGAGGGGAGGCGAAGGCTGTGAGGGAGGAGGGGATGAGAGGGGCGGGGGGCGGGGGAGGGGGGCCGGTGTTGGCATAGCCCTCCATACTGCAAGAGAGAGGGAATAAAAGAGAGTTAGTGGAGAGTTGTTAAAGATGTCTGTAGTTTGGTTTGCTATCGAGTACAGAAGGACCCACTAGGTGGCAGCACTTGCTCGGAGTTCATTCATAAAATAAACAACAGAAATACAGAAAATAAAAATGCTAGTAATAAAAATGCCCTAATTCTAATAACGGTTAAACCATTCAGACTCAGATAAGCTTGATAAACAACAATAACAGCCCCttagatcccattggctctggtGTGTACCTGTAGTCCATCGGTGGGAGGGACATGGAGCCTCCGTTCATGGCCTCAGAGGGGGGAGGAGGCAgagggtggtggtggtgatgggTACGACCCAGTGTCCCCCCCTGATAAGCCGCCATCATGGCCCTGCCTCTCATGTCATGTTCCCCTGCTCCTCGCGGGGGGTGGCCCGCCGCCATCTGAGCAGCCAGGACGCTGGGCGGGGGGCCGGAGTAGGTGTGGGCGTGGCCCGCGTGGTTCATCATGTTGGGGTAgtggagctgatctgcaccGAGACCCCTggtggagagaggagggaggggaaaGAGAAGACATTCAAATACATGCAAATAACCCGCAGCATCAGGACAAAGACCACTAGACTATCCTTTGTGTCCACTTTAATTGTCTTCTCAATgatgtatgtttgtgtttttatcatgttctgtTGCCTCTTAGAATATTTAACAAATTGTAGTGTCCtcgggtgtcatgaaaggcgccttaaatcaaattattattattattactcagGGACAATTTGATCCCGTAGACCAGGGGTgttaaactcaaggcccgggggtcaAATCCGGCTCACGACTTCAtctgatgtggcccgcaagagcttgcaaagaatataatacgttattatacagttacatgccactttacagatgacatgtcccacaatgcatcgcgcactgtgacatgcgcactgaggAGAGAATTATTTGCCcgggacttctgctttcagacgtagttacttactaagttattaccctatccgataataatccaattcagaggcaataatgtaatataatacattatatggtatatattatatatttatatagttacaaccggccctttgagtgcaaccataa includes:
- the gpr12 gene encoding G-protein coupled receptor 12, coding for MSEEPAVTPSWLTPDPTAWASGGGALMDNSTSLGTFPADSLAPSQLPVLVNPWDIVLCTSGTLIACENALVVMVIWQNPALRAPMFLLIGSLALADLLAGLGLVLHFTCAYLLQSESAQLLTVGLVVASFSASVFSLLAITIDRYLSLYYALTYNSERTAAFTYTMLVLLWGLSLCLGLLPVTGVNCLKEEATCSVVRPLTKNNIAVLSVSFLLLFGLMLQLYVQICKIVMRHAHQIALQHHFLAASPHYVTTRKGVSTLAIILGTFAACWMPFTVYSLIADYTYPPLYTYATLVPATYNSVINPVIYAFRNQEIQKALWLVCCGCVPASVAQRARTPSAV
- the wasf3b gene encoding wiskott-Aldrich syndrome protein family member 3b isoform X1 is translated as MPLVKRNIVPRHLCRGELPVGIDSELECVMNNTLSSIIRQLSSLSKHAEDIFGELFSEANLFYLRANSLQDRVDRLAVKVTQLDSTVEEVSLQDINMRKAFKSSTTQDQQVVSTSSVPNPVKEIYNMSDKPPPLSILSVYRDDQKEALKFYTDPSYFFNLWKEKMLQDTEDKRKEKRKQKGQKQDVDGTLQREVKKVRKARNRRQEWNMMALDKELRPDHRHTIHRDRGASSEGSMSPENRGLGADQLHYPNMMNHAGHAHTYSGPPPSVLAAQMAAGHPPRGAGEHDMRGRAMMAAYQGGTLGRTHHHHHPLPPPPSEAMNGGSMSLPPMDYSMEGYANTGPPPPPPAPLIPSSLTAFASPPGGPMPMMGAGGFSPPPPPLGGFQVVPPPPGPPPLPQSAGSSHFSTRKMSSSAPAESEAVTDARSDLLAAIRMGKRSIQLKKVQEQQEQQAKREPVGNDVATILSRRIAVEYSDSEDDSELEENDWSD
- the wasf3b gene encoding wiskott-Aldrich syndrome protein family member 3b isoform X2, which codes for MPLVKRNIVPRHLCRGELPVGIDSELECVMNNTLSSIIRQLSSLSKHAEDIFGELFSEANLFYLRANSLQDRVDRLAVKVTQLDSTVEEVSLQDINMRKAFKSSTTQDQQVVSTSSVPNPVKEIYNMSDKPPPLSILSVYRDDQKEALKFYTDPSYFFNLWKEKMLQDTEDKRKEKRKQKGQKQDVDGTLQREVKKVRKARNRRQEWNMMALDKELRPDHRHTIHRDRGASSEGSMSPENRGLGADQLHYPNMMNHAGHAHTYSGPPPSVLAAQMAAGHPPRGAGEHDMRGRAMMAAYQGGTLGRTHHHHHPLPPPPSEAMNGGSMSLPPMDYSMEGYANTGPPPPPPAPLIPSSLTAFASPPGGPMPMMGAGGFSPPPPPLGGFQVVPPPPGPPPLPQSAGSSHFSTRKMSSSAPAESEAVTDARSDLLAAIRMGIQLKKVQEQQEQQAKREPVGNDVATILSRRIAVEYSDSEDDSELEENDWSD